From the genome of Variovorax sp. RA8, one region includes:
- the hpaH gene encoding 2-oxo-hept-4-ene-1,7-dioate hydratase produces MLDKKLIQQLAAELHESEKSRVQLRHFSMRHPGMTVEDGYAISREWVKTKLAEGRVVKGHKIGLTSRAMQQASQITEPDYGTLLDDMFFEQGGDIPFTRFIAPRIEVELAFVLGKRLQGPNVSIFEVLAATDYVVPAIEIIDARIEQLDRETGAMRKVFDTIADNAANAGIVTGGRPVKPDAVDLRWVGALLYKNGVIEESGLAAAVLNHPATGVAWLANKLAPWGECLEAGEVVLGGSFTRPTTARPGDTFHADYGPLGSIAFRLV; encoded by the coding sequence ATGCTCGACAAGAAGCTGATCCAGCAACTCGCGGCCGAGCTGCACGAAAGCGAGAAGTCGCGCGTGCAGCTGCGGCATTTCTCGATGCGCCATCCCGGGATGACGGTCGAGGACGGCTACGCGATCTCGCGCGAATGGGTGAAGACCAAGCTGGCCGAAGGCCGCGTGGTCAAGGGCCACAAGATCGGCCTGACCTCGCGCGCCATGCAGCAGGCCAGCCAGATCACCGAGCCGGACTACGGCACGCTGCTGGACGACATGTTCTTCGAGCAGGGCGGGGACATCCCCTTCACCCGCTTCATCGCGCCGCGCATCGAGGTCGAGCTCGCCTTCGTCCTGGGCAAGCGGCTGCAGGGGCCCAACGTCAGCATCTTCGAGGTGCTCGCCGCCACCGACTACGTGGTGCCGGCCATCGAGATCATCGATGCGCGCATCGAGCAGCTCGACCGCGAGACCGGCGCCATGCGCAAGGTCTTCGACACCATCGCCGACAACGCGGCCAATGCGGGCATCGTGACCGGCGGCCGCCCGGTGAAGCCCGATGCGGTGGACCTGCGCTGGGTCGGCGCCCTGCTCTACAAGAATGGCGTGATCGAGGAGTCGGGCCTGGCCGCGGCCGTGCTCAACCATCCGGCCACCGGCGTGGCCTGGCTGGCCAACAAGCTCGCGCCGTGGGGTGAGTGCCTGGAGGCGGGCGAGGTGGTGCTGGGCGGCTCCTTCACGCGGCCGACCACCGCCAGGCCGGGCGACACCTTCCATGCAGACTACGGCCCCTTGGGCTCCATCGCCTTCCGTCTTGTTTGA
- the hpaD gene encoding 3,4-dihydroxyphenylacetate 2,3-dioxygenase, whose amino-acid sequence MGTLALAAKITHVPSMYLSEFPGPNFGCREAAINGHKEIDRRCRELGVDTIVVFDVHWQVNSEYHINCGPKFEGTYTSNELPHFIKNMPYAYPGNPALGHLIGDMANEMGVKSRAHSDTTLELEYGTLVPMRYMNADQHYKVISISGWCDWHDLAESGRFGLAVRRAIEERYEGTVAVFASGSLSHHFADNGRAPEFMHKVYDPFLEEVDHRVVELWKAGEWKTFVGMLPMYAEKCWGEGDMHDTAMLLGLLGWDRYTAPVEIVTPYFGSSGTGQINAIFPVTPLPARAAA is encoded by the coding sequence ATGGGCACCCTCGCACTCGCCGCCAAGATCACGCACGTCCCCTCGATGTACCTGTCGGAATTCCCCGGTCCGAACTTCGGCTGCCGCGAGGCAGCGATCAATGGCCACAAGGAGATCGACCGGCGCTGCCGCGAACTGGGCGTGGACACCATCGTGGTCTTCGACGTGCACTGGCAGGTCAACAGCGAATACCACATCAACTGCGGTCCGAAGTTCGAAGGCACCTACACGAGCAACGAGCTGCCGCACTTCATCAAGAACATGCCTTATGCCTACCCGGGCAATCCGGCACTGGGCCACCTGATCGGCGACATGGCGAACGAGATGGGCGTGAAAAGCCGCGCCCACAGCGACACCACGCTGGAACTCGAATACGGCACGCTGGTGCCGATGCGCTACATGAACGCCGACCAGCACTACAAGGTGATCAGCATCAGCGGCTGGTGCGACTGGCACGACCTCGCCGAATCGGGTCGCTTCGGCCTCGCCGTGCGCCGCGCCATCGAGGAGCGCTACGAGGGCACGGTGGCGGTGTTCGCCAGCGGCTCGCTGTCGCATCACTTCGCCGACAACGGCCGCGCGCCGGAGTTCATGCACAAGGTGTACGACCCCTTCCTCGAGGAGGTCGACCATCGCGTGGTCGAGCTGTGGAAGGCCGGCGAATGGAAGACCTTCGTCGGCATGCTGCCGATGTATGCCGAGAAATGCTGGGGCGAAGGCGACATGCACGACACCGCGATGCTGCTGGGCCTGCTGGGATGGGACCGCTACACCGCGCCAGTGGAAATCGTCACGCCCTACTTCGGCAGCTCGGGCACGGGGCAGATCAATGCGATCTTTCCGGTGACGCCGCTGCCGGCACGGGCCGCCGCCTGA
- a CDS encoding 5-carboxymethyl-2-hydroxymuconate Delta-isomerase, whose translation MPHLVILYTPDVEADADMPALCRALADTMIEQRDDQDRPVFPIGGTRVLAYPAAHFAVADGSGEHGFVYLNLRMAAGRSDAVKKRVGDALLARLKRHAEPLLAKRHVGITLQIDEAPGQVYDGKCGNLHPLFQP comes from the coding sequence ATGCCCCATCTCGTGATCCTCTACACGCCCGACGTCGAAGCCGACGCCGACATGCCGGCGCTGTGCCGCGCCCTCGCCGACACCATGATCGAGCAGCGCGACGACCAGGACCGCCCGGTCTTCCCGATCGGCGGCACGCGTGTGCTGGCCTACCCGGCCGCGCACTTTGCGGTGGCAGACGGCTCGGGCGAGCATGGCTTCGTCTACCTCAACCTGCGCATGGCGGCGGGGCGCTCCGATGCGGTGAAGAAGCGCGTCGGCGATGCCTTGCTCGCCCGGCTGAAACGGCATGCCGAGCCCCTGCTTGCGAAGCGGCACGTCGGCATCACCTTGCAGATCGACGAAGCGCCCGGCCAGGTGTATGACGGCAAGTGCGGCAACCTCCATCCCCTGTTCCAACCCTGA
- a CDS encoding aldolase/citrate lyase family protein has protein sequence MQTPTNPFKQALAEKRTQIGLWLGLADAYSTEICAGAGFDWLLIDGEHSPNGLRSVLQQAQAIAAYPGVNAIARVPVGHGDAGTALIKQYLDLGVQTLLVPMVDTPEQAKALVRAMRYPPQGLRGMGGARASRWGRYPAYAREANSQVCLLVQAESREALANLDAIAAVDGVDGVFIGPADLSASLGHVGDSNHAEVQAAIEDAIARIQRAGKAAGILTPDEALAQRYLDLGALFVAVGLDTNLLVRSTNALAARFRGGPKPTPAGGTY, from the coding sequence ATGCAAACCCCCACCAATCCCTTCAAGCAGGCCCTGGCCGAGAAGCGCACGCAGATCGGCCTGTGGCTCGGCCTGGCCGACGCCTACAGCACGGAGATCTGTGCCGGCGCCGGCTTCGACTGGCTGCTCATCGACGGCGAGCATTCGCCCAATGGCCTGCGCAGCGTGCTGCAGCAGGCGCAAGCCATTGCGGCTTATCCGGGCGTGAACGCCATCGCGCGCGTTCCGGTGGGCCACGGCGACGCAGGCACGGCGCTGATCAAGCAGTACCTGGACCTCGGCGTGCAGACCCTGCTGGTGCCGATGGTCGACACGCCCGAGCAGGCGAAGGCCCTCGTGCGCGCCATGCGCTACCCGCCGCAGGGCCTTCGCGGCATGGGCGGCGCGCGCGCCTCGCGCTGGGGCCGCTACCCGGCCTATGCCAGGGAGGCCAACTCGCAGGTGTGCCTGCTGGTGCAGGCAGAGTCGCGCGAAGCGCTGGCGAACCTGGATGCGATTGCCGCCGTCGACGGCGTCGATGGCGTCTTCATCGGGCCGGCCGACCTGTCGGCCTCGCTCGGCCATGTCGGCGACTCGAACCATGCCGAGGTGCAGGCCGCCATCGAGGACGCCATCGCGCGCATCCAGCGGGCCGGCAAGGCCGCCGGCATCCTGACGCCCGACGAGGCGCTGGCGCAGAGGTACCTGGACCTGGGTGCCCTCTTCGTCGCGGTCGGCCTGGACACCAACCTCCTGGTGCGCAGCACCAATGCGCTGGCCGCCCGCTTCAGGGGCGGCCCGAAGCCGACGCCTGCGGGCGGGACGTATTGA